The following are encoded together in the Methanobacterium petrolearium genome:
- a CDS encoding DUF7065 domain-containing protein, with product MDNDLKTLKKHEEWNESYYFNFHDKNNDLTAFMRIGNKINKNEKSMFFFLMTPQVIAGIKLETPCDDKPLNIAGLNYEEMASGKWKLKFDGSIFDPLSEVPQEFKVKMNIFWEALNPVMDYVDCVDEKQTEMSLNVASEHYEQFGKATGIVKIDDEIFEIEALGERDLSRGVRDWGSPKMWMWINSEFSHNEALNITKLSIDEGDVDAGYFYTGSVNEPLIKSDIDVKLDNGIPSTFKMSLFDKKGSIYQVNGEVIRLGMIPVDERMILIETLSRYNWEGKEGYGVAEFLVPKPG from the coding sequence ATGGATAATGATTTAAAAACCCTGAAAAAACATGAAGAATGGAATGAAAGTTACTATTTTAATTTTCATGATAAAAATAATGATTTAACCGCTTTTATGCGCATAGGAAATAAAATAAACAAAAATGAAAAATCTATGTTCTTCTTTTTAATGACTCCTCAAGTGATAGCTGGGATTAAACTGGAAACTCCCTGTGATGATAAACCATTAAATATTGCTGGTTTAAACTACGAAGAAATGGCATCAGGTAAATGGAAACTTAAATTTGATGGTTCAATTTTTGACCCTCTATCTGAAGTTCCTCAAGAATTTAAGGTTAAAATGAATATATTCTGGGAAGCTTTAAACCCAGTCATGGATTATGTTGACTGTGTTGATGAAAAACAGACTGAAATGTCATTAAATGTGGCATCAGAACATTATGAACAGTTTGGAAAGGCTACAGGAATAGTCAAAATAGATGACGAGATATTTGAAATTGAAGCACTGGGTGAAAGAGATCTTAGCCGTGGTGTGAGGGATTGGGGATCTCCTAAGATGTGGATGTGGATTAATTCTGAGTTTTCCCATAATGAAGCTTTAAACATAACTAAACTCTCCATTGATGAGGGGGATGTGGATGCAGGATATTTCTACACTGGTTCAGTTAATGAACCACTCATAAAATCCGATATAGATGTGAAACTTGATAATGGAATTCCTTCCACCTTTAAAATGTCCCTCTTTGACAAAAAAGGATCCATATACCAAGTTAATGGTGAAGTTATCCGATTGGGGATGATTCCTGTTGATGAACGGATGATTCTCATTG
- a CDS encoding TatD family hydrolase, whose translation MIDSHCHVDFKVYNKNRLEVIRRAQDNLTAIVNSGASLGGNRRTLKLATENKDFVYPTLGFHPSNASKSDESVIKQVLKELESNIHLAVGLGETGLDFNQLNDESAKKKQITLFETFLGLAEEYQMPLVIHARDAEEKALEMIKKHKTIPDVIFHCYGGDLVTAQKIVENGYYISLSTIVCFSDHHQQLACELPLSRMLTETDSPYLSPFKGQRNEPAFVEETVKTIAKIKSIHIEEVDKVTESNTRSIFGF comes from the coding sequence ATGATTGACAGTCACTGTCATGTTGATTTCAAGGTCTACAATAAAAACCGGCTAGAAGTAATAAGAAGGGCACAGGATAACCTCACAGCCATTGTAAATTCGGGAGCTTCCTTGGGTGGCAACCGACGCACCCTGAAACTTGCAACAGAAAATAAAGATTTTGTATATCCTACACTGGGATTTCACCCATCAAACGCGTCAAAATCAGATGAATCTGTCATAAAACAGGTTTTAAAAGAACTGGAATCTAATATTCACCTTGCAGTTGGTCTTGGTGAAACTGGACTGGATTTTAACCAGTTAAATGATGAATCAGCTAAAAAAAAACAGATAACTCTTTTTGAAACTTTCCTGGGCTTAGCTGAGGAGTACCAGATGCCCCTGGTCATCCATGCACGGGATGCTGAGGAAAAAGCCCTGGAAATGATCAAAAAGCATAAAACAATCCCTGATGTCATATTTCATTGTTATGGGGGTGATTTGGTAACTGCACAGAAGATCGTGGAGAATGGATATTACATCTCATTATCTACCATTGTATGCTTCTCAGATCACCATCAACAACTAGCTTGTGAACTCCCCTTATCCCGGATGCTCACAGAAACTGACAGCCCATACCTCTCTCCATTTAAAGGACAGAGAAATGAACCTGCTTTTGTGGAAGAAACAGTTAAAACCATCGCTAAAATTAAATCAATACATATAGAGGAAGTGGATAAAGTAACTGAATCCAATACAAGGAGTATTTTTGGGTTCTGA
- a CDS encoding cobalt-precorrin-8 methylmutase codes for MKPMFMGASTKQGYEIAEKSREIVRSLIDPKTKNLTPKERLIVERIVHSTADPEYADITRMSSDFVKKSLEAISEEKDVLTDINMVKAGINKYPGNIECYISHEETIKLAKKEEITRAAAAMQVAASKGFDGVVVIGNAPTALWKVMELVETGVMDVKSVIGVPVGFVGAAESKKALQETSIPYLVTEGPKGGTPVAVAVVNSLINILRTE; via the coding sequence ATGAAACCGATGTTCATGGGCGCGTCCACCAAACAGGGCTATGAAATTGCAGAAAAGAGCAGGGAAATTGTCAGATCCCTAATTGACCCCAAGACCAAGAACCTGACTCCAAAGGAAAGATTGATCGTGGAAAGAATCGTACATTCCACTGCAGATCCTGAATATGCTGATATAACTAGGATGAGCAGTGATTTTGTTAAAAAAAGTCTTGAAGCCATTTCTGAAGAAAAAGACGTCCTGACAGATATCAACATGGTGAAAGCAGGGATAAATAAATACCCTGGAAATATCGAGTGTTACATAAGTCATGAAGAAACCATCAAACTGGCAAAAAAAGAGGAAATCACCCGAGCAGCTGCAGCCATGCAGGTGGCTGCTTCTAAAGGTTTTGATGGTGTGGTGGTCATAGGTAATGCCCCAACAGCGCTTTGGAAAGTGATGGAACTGGTTGAAACTGGTGTAATGGATGTTAAATCTGTTATTGGTGTTCCAGTGGGTTTTGTGGGTGCTGCTGAATCCAAAAAAGCACTTCAAGAAACTTCAATACCATATCTGGTCACTGAAGGGCCTAAGGGTGGGACTCCTGTGGCAGTGGCTGTGGTTAACTCGTTAATAAATATTTTACGTACAGAATAG
- a CDS encoding carboxymuconolactone decarboxylase family protein produces the protein MSEDRYNKGIKHLKTMNPDSFRNLEKALENVAPDMARYVAEFAYGDIYSRQGLDLKTRELITIASITTLGGAEMELKSHVHGALNAGCTPQEIVEVIIQMAVYAGFPKAINGLYSADEVFQERNEKIE, from the coding sequence GTGAGTGAAGATAGATACAATAAAGGGATTAAACATTTAAAAACCATGAATCCTGATTCTTTCAGAAACCTTGAAAAGGCCCTGGAGAATGTAGCGCCTGATATGGCACGTTACGTTGCAGAATTTGCCTACGGAGATATTTATTCCAGACAAGGCCTGGATTTGAAAACCAGAGAATTAATAACCATTGCTTCCATCACCACTCTGGGAGGTGCTGAGATGGAACTTAAAAGTCATGTACACGGGGCTTTAAATGCAGGTTGCACTCCCCAGGAAATCGTGGAAGTTATAATCCAGATGGCAGTTTATGCAGGTTTCCCCAAAGCCATAAATGGTTTGTACTCTGCTGATGAAGTTTTCCAGGAAAGAAACGAAAAAATCGAGTGA
- a CDS encoding PEP/pyruvate-binding domain-containing protein, protein MADEGKWVIDLTEKDLSIEKIGGKALNLAKMSSAGFNIPPAFVVSVDAYDSFIKKGFEDEISAILDFVDFTSENSISDGCSQIRNIIKQEKLPQDLCVELNDKIENLSDGYYAVRSSAVAEDLDDASFAGQLDSFLNIKKENIPEKVVDCWASYWNDRAVKYRHDASIRHLDSKMSAAGLAVVLQKMVDADVSGVTFTTNPVDRSKNMVIESAWGLGEAIASGIVTPDIFVVDREGNVVEKNIKPKKKGYFLENGENTLITINEENMGKPTLNHELLKKLLKMGVELEELFGVAQDIEWALEYETDGLNNRKPSQNHETTSPTIYILQSRPVTTLTDSSNQDDILWTRAYGDEYWADATTPLFYDVMGKMLTDYVNHEGARIMGYTEITDTKLLKLHKSRVYFNTWVLEKAFSYYPKFARSQELLNYFPLEDQQRISQYPSILHKTLLSQILIAIRDPDGMMHRTDKVYRKWAKGFMEKCSEFDNTDLTVLSDREILSLYHDIENAGIKHYQLIRYGMVSHSIATNLMIKNWLIKWLDDEDGSLYAGLISGLDDNKTVTMNIRFSDLAKTLREDDRLLDKINSMDDLNSLNEVEIDTLLSSNSDFNKDFHQFIADYGHRSNTREILYPRWKENKSYVLGVVKLLSSSDLDLGEKELESRENRFKTEKEVLGRIKKQNGGFFKAKLFKIVLNLAQTYLTFRENQRFYLDHLLFRQRLMLLDMGRRLLEKGIIDEVNDVFFIYERELMSFFETNPSLKELDEKIASNDTSELKDEISLRKTEFYRYESSLPPKFLKNGIEFDDTVMEFDESAVHGAAASPGTFNGIARVVESIEELSQLEDNEILITSNTDPAWTAVFSKVGGLITETGGILSHGAVISREYRIPAVTAVKGATTIFKTGEELVVDGNDGVVYKKVRNED, encoded by the coding sequence ATGGCAGATGAAGGTAAGTGGGTGATAGATCTTACAGAGAAAGATTTGTCCATTGAAAAAATTGGGGGTAAAGCACTTAACTTGGCTAAAATGTCATCTGCAGGTTTTAATATCCCCCCAGCATTTGTTGTCTCCGTAGATGCATATGATTCTTTTATTAAAAAAGGATTTGAGGATGAAATATCAGCAATCCTTGATTTTGTTGATTTTACCAGTGAAAATTCTATTTCTGATGGATGTTCCCAGATTCGTAATATTATTAAACAGGAAAAGTTACCACAGGATCTTTGTGTTGAACTTAATGATAAAATCGAAAATCTTTCTGATGGATATTATGCTGTAAGATCATCTGCAGTGGCTGAAGATCTTGATGATGCCAGTTTTGCAGGGCAACTGGATAGTTTTTTGAATATAAAAAAGGAAAACATCCCTGAAAAAGTTGTTGATTGCTGGGCATCTTACTGGAATGATCGTGCTGTGAAATACAGGCATGATGCATCCATCAGACATTTAGACAGCAAAATGTCAGCAGCAGGATTAGCAGTAGTATTGCAAAAAATGGTTGATGCAGATGTAAGTGGAGTGACCTTCACTACCAACCCAGTTGACAGAAGCAAGAATATGGTTATTGAGTCTGCTTGGGGTCTGGGTGAAGCTATTGCTTCCGGAATAGTCACACCAGATATCTTTGTTGTGGACAGGGAAGGTAATGTAGTTGAAAAAAACATCAAACCCAAGAAGAAAGGATACTTCCTTGAAAATGGTGAAAACACTTTAATTACCATAAATGAAGAGAATATGGGAAAACCAACCCTTAATCATGAACTTCTTAAAAAATTATTGAAGATGGGAGTGGAACTTGAGGAATTGTTTGGTGTAGCGCAGGATATTGAATGGGCCCTTGAATATGAAACTGATGGGTTAAATAACAGAAAACCATCACAAAACCATGAAACAACCTCTCCCACTATTTACATTCTCCAGTCACGACCAGTTACCACTCTTACAGATAGTTCAAATCAGGATGATATTTTGTGGACCCGGGCTTATGGGGATGAGTACTGGGCTGATGCCACCACTCCACTGTTTTATGATGTTATGGGTAAGATGCTCACTGACTATGTTAACCATGAAGGCGCCCGTATAATGGGATACACAGAAATAACAGACACTAAACTCTTAAAACTTCATAAGTCAAGGGTTTATTTTAATACATGGGTTCTGGAAAAAGCTTTCTCCTACTACCCGAAGTTTGCAAGGTCCCAGGAGTTATTGAATTATTTCCCCCTGGAAGATCAACAAAGAATATCACAGTACCCCTCCATATTACATAAAACCTTACTCTCCCAGATTTTAATTGCCATCCGAGACCCGGATGGAATGATGCACAGGACAGATAAAGTCTACCGGAAATGGGCCAAAGGATTCATGGAAAAATGTTCAGAATTTGACAACACAGACTTAACTGTGCTGAGTGACAGGGAAATCTTATCACTCTACCACGATATTGAAAATGCAGGGATCAAACACTACCAACTGATAAGATACGGTATGGTTTCCCATTCCATAGCCACCAATCTAATGATTAAAAACTGGCTGATAAAATGGCTGGATGATGAGGATGGTTCACTTTATGCTGGTTTAATTTCCGGGTTGGATGATAATAAAACTGTAACTATGAACATTAGATTCTCAGATCTGGCTAAAACCTTAAGGGAAGATGACAGATTATTGGACAAAATTAATTCCATGGATGACTTGAATTCTTTAAATGAAGTTGAGATCGATACATTACTCTCTTCTAATTCAGATTTTAATAAAGATTTTCACCAGTTTATTGCTGATTATGGTCACCGATCCAATACTCGTGAAATACTGTATCCTCGCTGGAAGGAAAATAAATCTTACGTATTAGGAGTGGTTAAATTATTATCTTCTTCCGACTTAGATTTAGGGGAAAAAGAATTAGAAAGTCGTGAAAACAGGTTTAAAACGGAAAAAGAAGTTTTAGGTAGAATAAAAAAACAGAATGGCGGATTCTTCAAAGCAAAATTGTTTAAAATTGTGCTTAATTTAGCTCAAACATATTTAACCTTCCGGGAAAATCAGAGATTCTATTTGGATCACCTACTTTTCCGTCAGAGATTAATGTTACTAGATATGGGGAGACGATTACTTGAAAAAGGAATTATTGATGAGGTAAATGATGTTTTCTTCATTTATGAAAGAGAATTGATGTCATTTTTCGAGACAAACCCTTCTCTCAAAGAATTAGATGAAAAAATAGCATCAAATGATACATCAGAGTTAAAAGATGAGATTTCTCTTAGGAAAACTGAATTTTACCGATATGAATCATCTCTCCCCCCTAAATTCCTGAAAAATGGGATTGAATTTGATGATACTGTTATGGAATTTGATGAAAGTGCAGTTCATGGTGCAGCAGCCAGTCCAGGAACATTCAATGGAATAGCCCGAGTGGTGGAATCCATTGAAGAGTTATCACAACTGGAAGATAATGAAATTCTCATCACCAGCAACACTGATCCTGCCTGGACTGCAGTATTTTCAAAGGTGGGTGGTCTTATAACAGAAACTGGAGGAATACTATCCCATGGTGCGGTTATTTCTCGTGAATACAGAATACCCGCAGTAACTGCTGTTAAAGGAGCTACAACCATTTTTAAAACTGGTGAAGAGTTAGTTGTGGATGGTAATGATGGAGTCGTTTACAAAAAAGTAAGAAATGAGGATTAA
- a CDS encoding histidinol phosphate phosphatase domain-containing protein codes for MGKRIDLHTHSIFSDGELLPSEIARRAQVLGHQAVAITDHVDATNIDCVGNIINAVLDIRENWDIEVIPGAEITHVPAEIIPKLARKARELGAKIIVVHGETLVEPVIEGTNWSAVNCPDVDVLAHPGLITHEEARVAKKNDIALEISARKGHSLGNGHVAQVAQEVGANLVVDTDTHAPEDLINYEMASNIALGAGLHEKEVKKVLRDNPLQILEKKGIL; via the coding sequence ATGGGAAAGAGAATAGATTTGCACACCCACAGCATATTCAGTGATGGGGAACTTTTACCATCAGAAATTGCTCGCCGAGCCCAGGTTTTAGGTCATCAGGCAGTGGCCATCACTGACCATGTGGATGCAACCAACATAGATTGTGTGGGCAACATTATCAACGCAGTTCTGGATATTCGGGAAAACTGGGATATTGAAGTCATTCCCGGGGCGGAAATAACCCATGTTCCTGCTGAAATAATCCCTAAACTGGCACGTAAAGCCAGAGAATTAGGGGCAAAGATTATTGTGGTTCACGGTGAAACCCTGGTGGAACCAGTGATTGAGGGAACCAACTGGAGTGCGGTTAACTGTCCTGATGTTGATGTGCTAGCACACCCTGGACTTATAACTCATGAAGAAGCACGTGTTGCTAAAAAAAATGATATAGCCTTAGAAATAAGCGCCAGAAAGGGTCACAGTCTTGGTAATGGCCATGTGGCCCAGGTGGCCCAGGAAGTGGGAGCCAATCTGGTGGTGGATACCGATACTCATGCACCAGAAGACCTGATAAACTATGAAATGGCATCCAACATAGCATTAGGTGCAGGGTTGCATGAAAAAGAAGTTAAAAAAGTTTTGAGAGATAATCCTCTTCAAATACTGGAGAAAAAAGGCATATTGTAA
- the mtxX gene encoding methanogenesis marker protein Mmp4/MtxX yields the protein MKIAAGVGENQAIIKAAQKVDFEVILTKSEEQLLNLLLNGDVNAAVRGSLSASCFMSQLRKIYSEVSRASILEYNGQLFLLAPVGIDEGDTLQQKERIIHNGAEFLEKIGIDPKIAILSGGRPQDVGRSSKIDNSIMEARELTMITKDKYRVKHYFILIEDAVSDGANLILAPDGICGNLIFRSLVLIGSIKSHGAVTLGIEEIFIDTSRSQNEEGYIRSLELAKKLAESI from the coding sequence ATGAAAATTGCAGCGGGTGTGGGTGAAAATCAGGCCATAATCAAGGCAGCCCAGAAAGTTGATTTTGAAGTGATTCTGACAAAATCTGAAGAACAACTTTTAAATCTATTATTAAATGGAGATGTCAATGCAGCAGTAAGGGGGTCACTTAGTGCCTCTTGTTTCATGTCACAACTTCGAAAAATATATTCTGAAGTTTCAAGGGCATCTATTTTAGAGTATAATGGGCAACTGTTCCTTTTGGCCCCGGTTGGTATTGATGAAGGTGATACTCTCCAACAGAAGGAGAGAATAATTCATAATGGGGCTGAATTCTTGGAAAAAATTGGTATAGATCCTAAAATTGCCATTCTTTCCGGTGGAAGGCCTCAAGATGTGGGCAGAAGTTCTAAAATAGACAATAGTATAATGGAAGCCAGAGAGCTTACCATGATCACAAAGGATAAATATCGGGTTAAACACTATTTTATACTGATAGAAGATGCTGTTTCTGATGGCGCTAATTTAATACTAGCACCAGATGGTATATGTGGAAACCTGATTTTCCGCAGCCTTGTTTTAATAGGTTCTATTAAAAGCCATGGGGCAGTAACTCTGGGAATTGAGGAAATATTCATTGACACATCCAGATCCCAGAATGAAGAAGGATATATAAGATCTCTTGAACTAGCAAAAAAACTTGCAGAATCAATTTAA
- a CDS encoding 2,5-diamino-6-(ribosylamino)-4(3H)-pyrimidinone 5'-phosphate reductase: MKPKVILNAAMTLDGKIATRTGSSEISGPEDLLRVHKLRKKMDAIMVGINTVLADDPRLTVHKISSKSEDNPVRVVVDSKARTPPGYRILNPDAPTVIAVSNQAPPEKIKSLEARETTEVVICGDKQVDLNCLMEKLGERGIKTLMLEGGSTLNYSMFNAGLVREVMVCIAPMIAGGIKAKTLVDGEGVDYMKDAFRLRFKKSYNLGKDLIVEYEVL, translated from the coding sequence ATTAAACCTAAAGTGATACTCAACGCAGCCATGACCTTGGATGGTAAAATCGCCACCAGAACTGGCAGTTCGGAAATATCAGGTCCGGAAGATTTATTAAGGGTGCACAAGCTCCGGAAAAAGATGGATGCCATAATGGTTGGGATAAACACTGTCCTGGCAGATGACCCGCGTTTAACTGTTCATAAAATATCTTCAAAATCTGAAGATAACCCGGTCAGGGTGGTGGTGGATAGTAAAGCACGTACCCCTCCAGGTTACAGGATTCTTAACCCTGATGCACCCACCGTCATCGCCGTCTCTAACCAAGCACCCCCAGAGAAAATTAAATCATTGGAAGCCAGAGAAACTACAGAAGTTGTTATCTGTGGGGACAAACAGGTTGATCTTAATTGTTTAATGGAAAAATTAGGGGAAAGAGGGATTAAAACCTTAATGCTTGAAGGAGGATCCACCCTGAACTATTCCATGTTCAATGCAGGATTGGTAAGGGAAGTAATGGTTTGCATTGCTCCTATGATTGCCGGAGGAATCAAGGCTAAGACCCTGGTTGATGGTGAAGGTGTGGATTATATGAAAGACGCATTCAGATTAAGATTTAAAAAGAGCTACAACTTGGGAAAAGATCTCATAGTAGAATATGAAGTACTATAA
- a CDS encoding pantoate kinase, translated as MQSVVFAPSHITGFFEIIDHPNPLIRGSRGAGVVLDQGVTTRLNISEGSGETIIKTSGKLSGQKHPLEDSVTYKTIDLLRQKFPKEIKWDDLKINIQHETQVPIEAGFGVSAGFALGTALALSKLLKLPLTFNQAAAVAHHAEVELKTGMGDVMGAVVGGFPIRLEPGAPGYGKADKILSGTKNNDNNNEEENGLFVISKSLGTIETSSVLRDPAMTSKVNTVAHHLLGKLLSNPHVTHFMDLSLNFSQETGLIDPEVMEIVEVLKDETMGASMAMLGKTAFAISETPDSSVEGTMVARVDDCGCRIE; from the coding sequence TTGCAATCTGTAGTATTCGCCCCCTCTCATATAACCGGTTTTTTTGAGATCATTGATCATCCCAACCCCCTGATCAGGGGATCCCGAGGCGCGGGAGTGGTCCTGGATCAGGGAGTTACAACCCGCCTAAATATTAGTGAGGGTAGTGGTGAAACCATTATTAAAACCAGCGGGAAGCTCAGTGGCCAAAAACACCCACTGGAAGATTCAGTTACCTATAAAACAATAGATTTACTCAGACAAAAATTCCCAAAAGAAATAAAATGGGATGATTTAAAGATAAACATTCAGCATGAGACCCAGGTACCTATTGAGGCTGGTTTTGGAGTGTCAGCAGGATTTGCACTGGGAACTGCTTTAGCATTATCAAAACTTCTTAAACTACCCCTTACATTTAACCAGGCAGCTGCAGTAGCACATCATGCTGAAGTGGAGTTAAAAACAGGCATGGGTGATGTTATGGGTGCGGTAGTTGGAGGTTTCCCCATAAGATTAGAACCGGGTGCCCCAGGTTATGGTAAAGCGGACAAAATACTCAGTGGAACTAAAAATAATGATAACAATAATGAAGAGGAAAACGGACTTTTTGTAATATCTAAAAGTCTGGGAACCATTGAAACCTCATCTGTACTTCGAGATCCGGCCATGACCAGTAAGGTGAATACTGTAGCACACCATCTACTTGGAAAATTACTTTCAAATCCTCATGTGACACATTTCATGGATTTATCCCTTAACTTCTCCCAGGAAACTGGTCTCATTGATCCAGAAGTTATGGAAATTGTGGAAGTGCTTAAAGATGAGACCATGGGTGCATCCATGGCCATGCTTGGAAAAACAGCCTTTGCAATATCAGAAACTCCAGATTCCAGTGTTGAAGGGACTATGGTGGCCAGAGTGGACGATTGTGGTTGCAGAATTGAGTAA
- the uppS gene encoding polyprenyl diphosphate synthase: MSPLKPLYRLYEWYISRNLRPENMPKHVAIIMDGNRRFSKIQGNMDTVEGHMKGVTTLERVLDWCVDLGIEIVTAYAFSTENFNRPPNEVEGLMKLFKENFEGIARNKRIHDNQVRVKAVGKIELLPEDVREAINIAEESTAKYNKRQVNIAIGYDGRTEIVDAIKKIVKEVEEGKISPEDIDETMVNINLYTEGLDDPNLIIRTSGEERLSGFLLWQSSYSELYFCDSLWPELRKVDFLRALRSYQQRERRFGV; encoded by the coding sequence ATGTCACCATTAAAACCTCTTTACAGATTATATGAATGGTATATCTCTCGTAACCTTCGACCAGAAAACATGCCAAAACATGTGGCTATTATTATGGATGGAAACCGCCGATTTTCCAAAATCCAGGGTAACATGGATACAGTAGAAGGGCACATGAAAGGTGTTACTACCTTAGAACGTGTGCTTGATTGGTGTGTTGATCTGGGTATTGAGATTGTTACTGCCTATGCTTTCTCCACTGAGAACTTCAATAGACCCCCTAATGAAGTGGAGGGGCTCATGAAACTTTTCAAAGAAAACTTTGAGGGAATAGCCCGAAACAAAAGAATTCATGATAACCAGGTCAGAGTCAAAGCAGTGGGGAAAATAGAACTCCTCCCTGAAGATGTTAGGGAAGCCATTAATATTGCCGAAGAATCAACTGCAAAATACAATAAAAGACAGGTAAACATCGCTATTGGTTATGATGGGAGAACCGAAATTGTAGATGCTATAAAAAAAATAGTTAAAGAAGTTGAAGAAGGCAAAATCAGTCCTGAGGATATTGATGAAACCATGGTTAATATAAACCTGTACACTGAGGGTCTGGATGATCCCAACCTCATCATCAGGACCAGTGGGGAAGAAAGACTAAGTGGATTTCTGTTATGGCAATCTTCTTATTCGGAACTCTACTTCTGCGATAGTTTATGGCCAGAACTTCGAAAAGTTGACTTTTTAAGAGCTTTACGTTCATATCAGCAACGGGAACGCAGGTTTGGAGTTTAG
- the hemL gene encoding glutamate-1-semialdehyde 2,1-aminomutase, whose amino-acid sequence MKSEELFNDAKNYLPGGVDSPVRAFKPYPFFALKGERSRLFDVDGNTYIDYCLAYGPLVLGHAYPPVMNAVKEQLLKGSAYGVPTENEIKLAKEVVRRMPCAEMVRFVNSGTEATMSAIRLARAVTGKKKIVKFEGTYHGAHDYVLVKSGSGAMGLPDSPGIPEETTKNTVLIPFNDEEAITALVERQGDDLAAIILEPVMGNVGCIPPKKGFLEFLREITLENNIILIFDEVITGFRIAEGGAQEYFGVTPDLVTMGKILGGGFPMGAFAGKKEFMERVAPAGDVYQAGTFNGNPISITAGLETLKHLDNEFYQELDIKGLKMRRGIEDILEDASLDYQVAGLASMFQLYFTNEPVWNYAQAKTANTDKFHKYFHTLLHGGVFIPPSQFECCFISKAHSSEDIQISLEIMEKGIKTAEKK is encoded by the coding sequence GTGAAATCTGAGGAATTATTTAACGATGCTAAAAATTATCTTCCAGGAGGAGTTGATTCTCCAGTAAGGGCATTTAAACCATACCCTTTTTTCGCTCTTAAAGGAGAACGATCCCGTCTTTTTGATGTTGATGGGAATACATACATTGACTATTGCCTTGCCTACGGGCCTCTGGTCTTAGGACATGCCTATCCTCCGGTGATGAATGCAGTTAAGGAACAACTTTTGAAGGGTTCAGCTTATGGTGTTCCCACAGAAAATGAGATAAAATTGGCAAAAGAAGTTGTAAGACGCATGCCATGTGCTGAGATGGTTCGTTTTGTTAATTCGGGTACCGAAGCTACGATGAGTGCCATCAGATTGGCCAGGGCAGTTACTGGTAAAAAAAAGATAGTTAAATTTGAAGGAACCTACCATGGTGCCCATGACTATGTGCTGGTTAAATCGGGCTCTGGTGCCATGGGGTTACCTGATTCTCCAGGAATTCCGGAAGAAACAACTAAAAACACAGTTCTCATTCCATTTAATGATGAAGAAGCCATCACAGCCCTTGTGGAAAGACAGGGTGATGATCTGGCTGCAATTATCCTTGAACCAGTAATGGGTAATGTGGGATGCATACCTCCTAAAAAAGGTTTTTTGGAGTTTTTACGAGAAATAACCCTGGAAAATAATATTATACTGATCTTTGATGAGGTAATCACTGGTTTCAGGATTGCTGAAGGTGGAGCTCAGGAATATTTTGGTGTGACACCAGACTTGGTTACAATGGGAAAGATTCTTGGCGGAGGATTTCCCATGGGTGCATTTGCTGGTAAAAAAGAATTTATGGAAAGAGTTGCCCCTGCTGGCGATGTTTATCAGGCAGGAACATTCAACGGAAATCCTATTTCAATCACAGCTGGTCTTGAAACATTAAAACATCTTGATAATGAATTTTACCAGGAATTAGACATAAAAGGACTGAAAATGCGCAGAGGAATAGAAGACATATTAGAAGATGCTTCACTTGACTATCAGGTGGCTGGTTTAGCCTCTATGTTCCAGTTGTATTTCACCAATGAACCAGTGTGGAATTATGCCCAAGCAAAAACTGCCAATACAGATAAATTCCATAAATATTTCCATACTCTGCTTCATGGGGGAGTTTTTATCCCACCATCTCAGTTTGAATGTTGTTTCATATCCAAAGCTCATTCATCAGAAGACATTCAAATATCATTAGAAATAATGGAAAAAGGAATAAAAACCGCTGAAAAGAAATAG